One stretch of Myxocyprinus asiaticus isolate MX2 ecotype Aquarium Trade chromosome 23, UBuf_Myxa_2, whole genome shotgun sequence DNA includes these proteins:
- the LOC127413826 gene encoding heterogeneous nuclear ribonucleoprotein H3-like isoform X1 — protein sequence MSHNEGYVVRIRGLPWSCTQEEVASFFSDCDILGKVNGVCFTFSKEGRPSGEAFVELKTSEDFKKALAKDRKYMGHRYIEVFKSNRSEMDWVLKQSGPTDYDSCSGSMLRLRGLPFGCSKEEILQFFSGLKIVPNGITLPMDYQGRSTGEAFVQFASKEIAEKALGKHKERIGHRYIEIFKSSRNEMCAYYEVPRRMMGQRPSPYDRPIMGRGGFFGPGPGRGGAVLDQMRSGSGYSGGYGGFDNYNCFNNYSFGNGMFEERVRSDRGRGGMGGHGYSSDSNSGFHSGHFVHMRGLPFRATEADVANFFAPLIPVRVHIDVGPNGKSTGEADVKFRSHEDAVSAMSKDKNHMQHRYIELFLNSTSSGPSEMGRGGSFYGNSGGMGSRGSGSRRML from the exons ATGTCTCACAATGAAGGATATGTGGTGCGGATACGTGGTTTGCCTTGGTCATGCACACAAGAGGAAGTGGCCTCCTTTTTCTCTG attgtgacattttgggGAAAGTGAATGGGGTGTGTTTTACCTTCTCCAAAGAGGGAAGGCCGAGTGGAGAGGCATTTGTGGAGCtaaagacatcagaagactttaaaAAGGCTCTGGCTAAAGACCGCAAATACATGGGTCATCGTTACATTGAAG TGTTTAAGTCCAACCGCAGTGAGATGGATTGGGTGCTCAAACAAAGCGGCCCAACAGACTACGATAGCTGCAGTGGTAGCATGTTGCGGCTGAGAGGACTACCTTTCGGCTGCAGTAAAGAAGAAATTTTGCAGTTCTTTTCAG GGTTGAAAATCGTGCCAAATGGGATAACATTGCCGATGGACTACCAGGGGAGGAGCACAGGGGAAGCCTTCGTGCAGTTTGCCTCAAAGGAGATAGCAGAAAAGGCTCTGGGGAAACACAAGGAAAGAATAGGGCACAG GTACATAGAGATATTCAAGAGCAGCCGGAATGAAATGTGTGCGTACTATGAAGTACCCAGGAGGATGATGGGACAGAGGCCCAGTCCATATGACAGACCTATAATGGGACGCGGGGGCTTCTTCGGGCCCGGGCCTGGAAGGGGAGGTGCTGTCTTGGACCAGATGCGCAGTGGAAGCGGTTACAGTGGTG GATATGGTGGGTTTGACAATTACAATTGCTTCAACAACTACAGCTTTGGTAATGGAATGTTTGAGGAGCGTGTGCGGAGTgatagaggaagaggaggaatGGGGGGTCATGGTTACAGCAGTGATTCAAACTCGGGCTTTCACAGTGGCCATTTTGTGCACATGAGAGGCCTTCCCTTCCGTGCTACAGAGGCAGATGTCGCGAAT TTCTTTGCCCCTTTAATTCCTGTGAGGGTACACATTGATGTAGGGCCCAATGGAAAGTCTACAGGAGAGGCAGACGTTAAGTTTAGATCTCACGAAGATGCTGTGTCTGCCATGTCAAAAGACAAGAATCATATGC AGCATCGGTACATAGAGCTTTTCTTGAATTCAACTTCAAGTGGGCCATCTGAAATGG GTCGTGGAGGAAGTTTCTATGGCAACTCTGGAGGCATGGGTTCTCGAGGAAGTGGATCAAGGAGAATGTTGTGA
- the LOC127414044 gene encoding phenazine biosynthesis-like domain-containing protein, giving the protein MEIPIFIVDAFTNVPFKGNSAAVCLVENELQDELYQNIAAEMNLSETAFITRQDSLDFSSGARFGLRWFSPQNEVALCGHATLASAAVLFYLKNNANHVVVFETMSGELFVRQHGESLIMDFPLNKPKPQDQHEIKDLLRAAVGGLPIHDVYYCATTKKLMVRLADTCNRTELTSLKPKAEALLKNEPTGKIRSLIVTLKGAQPPYDFYSRVFAPWIGVPEDPVTGSAHTVLAGYWSEKLGKKKMLAFQCSGRGGELELEIRDDGRLDISGRAQIIFQGILKI; this is encoded by the exons ATGGAGATTCCAATATTTATTGTTGATGCTTTTACCAATGTACCTTTTAAGGGTAATTCTGCTGCAGTATGTCttgtagagaat GAACTGCAAGATGAACTTTATCAGAACATTGCTGCTGAAATGAATTTATCGGAGACTGCTTTTATCACAAGACAGGATTCTTTGGATTTTTCCTCAG GAGCACGGTTTGGATTGCGCTGGTTTTCCCCCCAAAATGAGGTTGCACTTTGTGGACATGCAACATTGGCCTCAGCAGCAGTGCTGTTTTACCTTAAAA ACAATGCCAACCATGTTGTGGTGTTTGAGACAATGAGCGGGGAGCTATTTGTGCGTCAACATGGAGAATCTCTAATAATGGACTTTCCCCTAAACAAACCAAAGCCTCAG gatcaacatgaaatcaaggaTCTTTTAAGG GCTGCTGTAGGAGGCTTACCCATTCATGATGTGTACTACTGTGCAACTACAAAGAAGCTGATGGTTCGTCTAGCTGACACATGCAACAG GACTGAACTTACATCTTTAAAGCCCAAAGCAGAAGCTCTGCTGAAAAATGAGCCTACTGGGAAGATTAGAAGTCTCATTGTTACATTAAAAGGAGCACAGCCTCCTTATGACTTCTACTCTCGTGTCTTTGCACCCTGGATTGGGGTCCCTGAGGATCCAGTCACTG GGTCTGCACATACAGTTCTTGCTGGATACTGGTCTGAGAAACtggggaaaaagaaaatgttgg CCTTCCAGTGTTCTGGTCGTGGAGGTGAGCTGGAGCTGGAGATAAGAGATGACGGTCGACTGGACATCAGTGGTCGGGCGCAGATCATTTTTCAGGGAATTCTCAAAATTTAG
- the LOC127414029 gene encoding phenazine biosynthesis-like domain-containing protein gives MEIPIFIVDAFTNLPFKGNPAAVCLLENELQDELYQNIAAEMNLSETAFITRQDSMDFSSGARFELRWFTPKNEVALCGHATLASAAVLFYLKNNVNPVLVFETMSGELHVRQHGESLIMDFPLNKPKPQDQPEIKDLLKATVGGLPIHDVYYCATTKKLMVRLADTCNRSELTSLKPEAEALLKNEYTGKIRGVIVTIKGAPTEQPGYDFYSRYFAPWFGIPEDPVTGSAHTVLAGYWSEKLGKKKMLAYQCSSRGGELVLEIRDDGRLDISGRAQIILQGTLKI, from the exons ATGGAGATTCCAATATTTATTGTTGATGCTTTTACCAATTTACCTTTCAAAGGAAATCCTGCTGCAGTATGTCTTTTAGAAAAT GAACTGCAAGATGAACTTTATCAGAACATTGCTGCTGAAATGAATTTATCGGAGACTGCTTTTATCACAAGACAGGATTCTATGGATTTTTCCTCAG GAGCACGGTTTGAATTGCGCTGGTTTACCCCGAAAAATGAGGTTGCACTTTGTGGACATGCAACACTGGCCTCAGCAGCAGTGCTGTTTTACCTTAAAA ACAATGTCAACCCTGTTTTGGTGTTTGAGACAATGAGTGGTGAACTACATGTGCGTCAGCATGGAGAATCCCTAATAATGGACTTCCCCCTAAACAAACCAAAGCCCCAG GACCAACCTGAAATCAAGGACCTTTTGAAG GCTACTGTAGGAGGCTTACCCATTCATGATGTGTACTACTGTGCAACTACAAAGAAGCTGATGGTTCGTCTAGCTGACACATGCAACAG GTCTGAACTTACATCTTTGAAGCCAGAAGCAGAAGCTCTGCTGAAAAATGAATATACAGGGAAGATTAGAGGAGTCATTGTTACAATAAAAGGAGCACCGACCGAACAGCCTGGATATGACTTCTACTCCCGTTACTTTGCCCCTTGGTTTGGGATTCCTGAAGATCCGGTCACTG GGTCTGCACATACCGTTCTTGCTGGTTACTGGTCTGAGAAACtaggcaaaaagaaaatgttgg CATACCAGTGTTCCAGTCGTGGAGGTGAGCTGGTGCTGGAAATCAGAGATGATGGTCGACTGGACATCAGTGGTCGGGCGCAGATCATTCTTCAAGGAACTCTcaaaatatag
- the LOC127413826 gene encoding heterogeneous nuclear ribonucleoprotein H3-like isoform X2 has product MHYLTFPIVFKSNRSEMDWVLKQSGPTDYDSCSGSMLRLRGLPFGCSKEEILQFFSGLKIVPNGITLPMDYQGRSTGEAFVQFASKEIAEKALGKHKERIGHRYIEIFKSSRNEMCAYYEVPRRMMGQRPSPYDRPIMGRGGFFGPGPGRGGAVLDQMRSGSGYSGGYGGFDNYNCFNNYSFGNGMFEERVRSDRGRGGMGGHGYSSDSNSGFHSGHFVHMRGLPFRATEADVANFFAPLIPVRVHIDVGPNGKSTGEADVKFRSHEDAVSAMSKDKNHMQHRYIELFLNSTSSGPSEMGRGGSFYGNSGGMGSRGSGSRRML; this is encoded by the exons ATGCATTACTTGACCTTTCCCATAGTGTTTAAGTCCAACCGCAGTGAGATGGATTGGGTGCTCAAACAAAGCGGCCCAACAGACTACGATAGCTGCAGTGGTAGCATGTTGCGGCTGAGAGGACTACCTTTCGGCTGCAGTAAAGAAGAAATTTTGCAGTTCTTTTCAG GGTTGAAAATCGTGCCAAATGGGATAACATTGCCGATGGACTACCAGGGGAGGAGCACAGGGGAAGCCTTCGTGCAGTTTGCCTCAAAGGAGATAGCAGAAAAGGCTCTGGGGAAACACAAGGAAAGAATAGGGCACAG GTACATAGAGATATTCAAGAGCAGCCGGAATGAAATGTGTGCGTACTATGAAGTACCCAGGAGGATGATGGGACAGAGGCCCAGTCCATATGACAGACCTATAATGGGACGCGGGGGCTTCTTCGGGCCCGGGCCTGGAAGGGGAGGTGCTGTCTTGGACCAGATGCGCAGTGGAAGCGGTTACAGTGGTG GATATGGTGGGTTTGACAATTACAATTGCTTCAACAACTACAGCTTTGGTAATGGAATGTTTGAGGAGCGTGTGCGGAGTgatagaggaagaggaggaatGGGGGGTCATGGTTACAGCAGTGATTCAAACTCGGGCTTTCACAGTGGCCATTTTGTGCACATGAGAGGCCTTCCCTTCCGTGCTACAGAGGCAGATGTCGCGAAT TTCTTTGCCCCTTTAATTCCTGTGAGGGTACACATTGATGTAGGGCCCAATGGAAAGTCTACAGGAGAGGCAGACGTTAAGTTTAGATCTCACGAAGATGCTGTGTCTGCCATGTCAAAAGACAAGAATCATATGC AGCATCGGTACATAGAGCTTTTCTTGAATTCAACTTCAAGTGGGCCATCTGAAATGG GTCGTGGAGGAAGTTTCTATGGCAACTCTGGAGGCATGGGTTCTCGAGGAAGTGGATCAAGGAGAATGTTGTGA